In one Neobacillus sp. CF12 genomic region, the following are encoded:
- a CDS encoding RraA family protein, with amino-acid sequence MHMNTLPPLLSDRIIERAEKLNTTLLSDAMGCTGGMDYQIKPVATRMKVVGTATTLSLKPSDNVSLNDAIYAAKEGYVLVIDGKGETSHAYLGELLTRAAKAVGFKGIVIDGPVRDREELETLGFPVFAKGFVPNGPLKLGGGEINVRINCGNVTVNPGDLVVGDADGVTIVPREQIEEVFQKAENKLDYEKNRILEFTLYEEKRKRGEHQEPLKRRS; translated from the coding sequence ATGCATATGAATACGCTGCCCCCTTTATTATCAGATCGAATTATTGAACGTGCGGAGAAACTTAATACAACGCTATTAAGTGATGCGATGGGTTGTACCGGTGGTATGGATTATCAAATAAAGCCAGTTGCCACTAGGATGAAAGTAGTCGGTACCGCTACCACTTTATCGCTGAAACCAAGTGATAATGTTTCTTTGAACGATGCTATTTACGCCGCTAAGGAAGGGTACGTCCTAGTCATAGACGGTAAAGGTGAAACCTCTCATGCTTATTTAGGAGAGTTATTGACACGAGCTGCAAAGGCTGTCGGTTTTAAAGGGATCGTGATTGATGGTCCTGTTAGAGATAGGGAAGAGTTAGAAACATTGGGCTTTCCTGTTTTTGCAAAGGGATTTGTTCCGAATGGACCTTTGAAGCTGGGCGGTGGAGAAATCAATGTTCGCATAAACTGTGGGAACGTAACCGTTAACCCAGGAGATTTAGTGGTAGGGGATGCAGATGGGGTTACGATCGTACCTAGAGAACAAATTGAAGAAGTGTTTCAAAAGGCAGAAAATAAGTTAGACTACGAGAAAAATAGAATTCTTGAATTTACGTTGTATGAAGAAAAGAGAAAAAGAGGAGAACATCAGGAGCCGCTTAAAAGGAGATCATGA
- a CDS encoding ROK family transcriptional regulator produces the protein MFNKLNLLGGDDVNTTPKAMKTEILRGIRKSLLELESATKVELSDKLGISFPTISKFLAQMEKDGELISIGLDDSSGGRRAKRYRYNPEYMLGLAIFLERTETNYIVFNCKGEVKDAGNTSSLLVDADLSLLTQCVENILEKFPKIGSIAVGVPGSVNNGQIIYIPGYGQLENFDLKGYLENHFSIPVEIENDMNAAVLGFHDSKGKKKNESLVYLYSGQNGPGAGIMVNGTVVRGSTNFSGEVSFVPQYDDKNFQKALGNEAGTKKALIGEEHEIDAISRLVASFVAIINPHMIIFCDDEVNQNTINAILKRSSTYIPPAHLPELIMSDWKQDYLFGLQSLSLDRMFTSISN, from the coding sequence ATGTTTAATAAGTTGAATTTACTAGGTGGTGACGATGTGAATACTACACCAAAAGCAATGAAAACCGAAATCCTTCGAGGCATTCGTAAATCTCTCTTAGAACTCGAAAGTGCAACCAAAGTTGAACTTAGCGATAAATTAGGCATTAGTTTCCCTACAATTAGTAAATTCCTTGCACAAATGGAAAAGGATGGTGAACTGATTTCAATTGGGCTTGATGATTCGAGTGGCGGAAGAAGGGCAAAAAGGTATCGATACAATCCAGAGTATATGTTAGGCTTGGCTATCTTTTTGGAGAGAACAGAGACAAATTATATTGTTTTTAACTGTAAAGGTGAAGTCAAGGATGCGGGAAACACCTCAAGTCTATTAGTAGATGCTGATTTATCATTATTAACTCAGTGTGTTGAGAATATATTAGAAAAATTCCCGAAAATTGGTTCCATCGCGGTTGGTGTACCAGGATCTGTTAATAATGGTCAAATTATTTATATACCTGGTTATGGGCAACTTGAAAACTTTGATTTGAAGGGGTACTTAGAAAATCATTTTTCAATTCCTGTTGAGATAGAGAACGATATGAATGCAGCAGTGCTTGGGTTTCACGATAGCAAAGGAAAGAAGAAAAATGAATCACTTGTTTATCTCTATTCGGGTCAAAACGGCCCAGGTGCAGGAATTATGGTAAACGGGACTGTCGTGCGAGGCAGCACTAATTTTTCAGGAGAGGTTTCATTTGTTCCACAGTATGATGACAAGAATTTTCAAAAGGCTTTGGGAAATGAAGCCGGGACAAAGAAGGCATTAATAGGTGAGGAACATGAGATTGATGCCATTAGTAGGTTAGTAGCTTCATTTGTAGCGATCATTAATCCTCATATGATTATTTTTTGCGATGATGAAGTTAACCAAAATACCATAAACGCAATTTTAAAACGAAGCTCAACGTATATTCCACCAGCACATCTTCCGGAACTTATTATGAGTGATTGGAAACAAGACTATCTATTTGGATTACAAAGTCTTAGTCTTGATCGCATGTTCACCTCTATAAGCAATTAA
- a CDS encoding MFS transporter, translated as MATFFLVIIYLAFISLGLPDSLLGVSWAMMQSEFGARLETAGLLFMTIAGGTIISSFASGVLLKRFGTGIVTFISCLMTAGALLGFHFAPSIFWLFICAIPLGLGAGAVDAGINNYVATHYKAHHMSWLHCFWGVGATLGPVIMAQFIVGEQSWRSGYLAIAGLQFVLVVILFLTLPLWNKVGGNSHGNSSEELENTNNGMYEADVKNRKPMQITGVKLALIAFLFYCGAEAAMGLWGSSFLVNVKDLSVDVAAKWVSFYYAGITFGRFITGFVTMKVSNRTLIRTGQITALVGAVLLFLPFPSTFSLVGFILVGLGLAPIFPCMLQETPIRFGKEHSQTIMGYQMAVAYTGSTFLPPLLGFIAARSTIGIFPFVIAGFIALMFWGSEILNGILKRNDLLKKKNSTVI; from the coding sequence TTGGCTACATTCTTTTTAGTAATTATTTACTTGGCTTTTATCAGCTTAGGTTTACCAGATTCATTGTTGGGGGTTTCATGGGCCATGATGCAATCTGAATTCGGAGCACGACTTGAGACTGCTGGATTGCTTTTTATGACAATCGCTGGAGGAACGATCATTTCCAGTTTTGCTAGCGGGGTTTTGCTTAAACGCTTCGGAACGGGTATTGTCACATTTATCAGTTGTTTAATGACAGCCGGAGCACTGCTTGGATTTCACTTTGCTCCTTCGATTTTTTGGTTATTTATTTGTGCGATACCACTCGGATTAGGTGCAGGTGCAGTTGATGCGGGAATAAACAATTACGTAGCAACACATTACAAAGCACACCACATGAGTTGGCTGCATTGTTTTTGGGGAGTTGGGGCCACGCTTGGTCCCGTTATTATGGCTCAATTTATTGTGGGGGAGCAGTCTTGGAGAAGTGGGTATCTTGCCATCGCTGGACTTCAGTTTGTTTTAGTCGTTATTTTATTTCTTACTTTACCTTTATGGAATAAGGTTGGTGGAAACAGCCATGGTAATTCATCGGAAGAACTAGAAAATACAAATAATGGAATGTATGAAGCAGATGTTAAAAATAGAAAACCTATGCAAATTACGGGGGTTAAGCTTGCTTTAATCGCTTTCTTGTTTTACTGTGGCGCTGAAGCAGCAATGGGGCTTTGGGGAAGTAGTTTCCTCGTAAATGTGAAAGACTTATCGGTAGATGTCGCAGCAAAATGGGTTTCCTTTTATTATGCGGGTATAACCTTCGGAAGATTTATCACAGGATTTGTTACCATGAAAGTAAGTAACCGTACTCTCATTCGTACCGGGCAAATCACTGCCTTAGTTGGTGCTGTACTTCTATTCCTGCCATTCCCCTCCACTTTCTCGCTTGTAGGTTTTATTTTAGTTGGATTAGGATTAGCACCTATTTTTCCATGTATGTTACAAGAAACACCAATCCGATTTGGAAAGGAGCATTCTCAGACCATTATGGGCTATCAAATGGCTGTTGCCTATACAGGCAGTACGTTCCTGCCCCCACTTTTGGGTTTCATAGCAGCACGCTCAACAATAGGAATCTTCCCATTTGTAATTGCGGGTTTTATTGCATTGATGTTCTGGGGATCTGAAATCTTGAATGGCATTTTGAAAAGAAACGATTTATTA